From Gracilimonas sp.:
AAATCTTAACTCCGTCCTTTGAAATACTGAATCGTTGATTGTTTTCTCCGGACTCCAGTTCTACTACTTTCCAAATCATTGGATAATACTTCTTTCAGGACAGTAACTTTTCATACTCTTTTTCCAAAGGCATATGGACTTTCCAGAATCCCTGAGGGGTATTTCCCTCCAGTAAATCTATCAAAATTCCAAGGTGTGTATGCCAGCCTGCGCCCACGCCCAGTTGCACTTCTTTTTCATCCGGTAATTGCCGGTGCGTCAAAACCAGTCTCACTTTTTCACCTTCCGGGAAAAGTTCAAAAGTAACCTCAGAGCCGGTACCATCACCTTCAGCCCAGGTATAACTTAATAAATGAGGCGGTTTACATTGTGTCACCACACCATGAGAAGTATCTCCGTCTTTGAGATCTTTATACTTTTCCGGCCACGAATCTTCCTCCGGAGATAACCGTGTATGATTGAATTCATGGGTAACTTTCCCACCTACCTCTGTCTCCACATCACCGGCCGACAACCACTTTGCTTTCAATTCAGACCTGGTTAGATATTCCCAAACTCGATCAGCAGGGCCGGGCAACAGCCGTTCAAAACGTACAGTTCCCGGTTCGATAAATACACCTTTCTTATTGTTCATAGCTGCTCCATTAACTTGAGGTTTCATCGATGTCGTTCAGCAGGGCTTCCAGGGTATCCAGTTTTTTATTCCAGAACTTGCGGTAGCGTTGTGTCCATTCCATCACATCCTGCAGCTTTCGGGTGTCGGCTCTGCAAAAGCGTTTGCGCCCCTGTTGTTTGATTACCACTAAACCGCATTCATTCAAAATTTTCAAATGTTTGGATACGGCAGGGCGGCTCATATCAAACTTCTCGGCTACATCGTTTACGGGGAGCGACTGACCGGCAAGCAAGTCTATGATTTGCCTGCGGGTTGGATCAGCAATGGCCTGGAAAACATCCTGTGACATAGAAATTTATTTAAGTAACTAATTGGTTACGCAAATTAAATTTACTGTCGTGAATTGTTTCCGTATGGAGCAGGGGCGAAGGACGGGTAAAGCCAGTAAATTAACCTTGGGTCAGTAGCACTATGGCATCATCAAGAGCGGCTACAGAATGGGACACTTCAGCCGGTATGTCCACTTCCTGATGCTTTTTAAGGCGAATGTCTTTCTTTTCCTGGTGGTAAATCACTTCACCTTCCAAAACAAGCAACTTGGTAGGGTGATGGGCTTTGTGGTCTTCCAGCTTCATTCCTTTATTAAAGCCAAATAAGAGAACTTTAAAGTGATCTCCGATATGAAAAGATTTGGCTACCGGGTTTTTGGCTGTCTTAAGCTGTTCTTTAATGGCTTCTACCGTCATAACTCCATGGTTAAGTGAAAGTGAATGTGCTTAAACATCTTACAAAATTGGGCGGACTTTTGCGAAATCATCCGATTATTCATAATCGATTTAAACTCCCGGTTAAGAGGCCCTGACGTCAATTGACTGCAGGATCAAATTTTATTTTCCCTGAGATCTTTATGGAGCGAAGCTTCTTTAAGTTTCCGGTGTTGAAGCAAATACTTCAGGTCATTCCGGTTATCGTACATCAGTTGTTTATGGTAATAGTTGATGTATTCACACACCCCAAACAGGTTTGCGAAAACCGCCCAGCCTATGAGATTATCGGTCGATAGGGTTTTACCAGAAACTAACCATTGAATGATCAGAACTACAGGTATCAGCGTTATCATAAGTTGGCTCTGACTCTTGAAACTCCTGAATCGGGAGAGGGCTGTACTTTTAAAAACCGGCCGTTCTGTTAATACGGAATACTTTATCCACCAATAATAGGTGCCCTGGAACAGGATAAAACACATCACAAATAATCCATAAGACAAGAAAAGGATGTCGGACAGAGAGTACTGGAAGTTGAGAAAGATCGTAATTCCAAAAAACATGACTACATTCATTCCCTCGACCTGGAAATTCCATTGAAGTCGGTTAATGAGTCGTTTTTTGGAATTATTATTTATCATATAAAATAAAAGACTACATGGTGCTGCTAATTACTCATTCATAAATCACACCATCTTTCATCACAAAAGAAACTCGCTCCATAGTTGTTACATCTTCGAGTGGGTTTTTATCGGTAGCAACAATATCAGCCAGTTTACCGGTTTCAATAGAGCCGATTTCAGCTTCCATTCCCAGAACGGTAGCCGCTGTCATAGTAGCACTTTGAATGGCTTCCATAGCGGGCATCCCAACCTCGGTCATGTATTTGAATTCCTTTCCATTCAGACCGTGTGGGAAAACTCCGGCATCGGTACCGAAAGCAATTTTTACCCCGCGTTTGTAGGCATCAGCGAAGGTGTTTTGTATCATCGGGCCGATTTCAAGGGCTTTAGGCACTACCAATTCAGGATAGTATCCATCAACCTTTGCTTTCTCGGCGACCCATTTTCCGGCTGAAATAGTGGGGACGTAATAGGTTCCTTTTTCAATCATCAAGTCCATGACTTCGGGAGTCATCTTGGTTCCGTGCTCTATAGTACGTACTCCGGCTTCAACCGCTCGTTTCATACCTTCAGCTCCATGGGCATGGGCAGCCACGTGCATTCCATACTCGTTAGCTGTTTCAACAATAGCAGTCAGTTCGTCCATGAAAAACTGAGGAGCATCTCCGGATTTAGCCACACTCAAGACTCCACCGGTCGCTGTAATCTTGATATGATCCGCACCGTTCTTGTATCGCTGACGAACGGCTTCGCGGGCTTCTGCCACACCATTCAGTACTCCATCAATCGGGTCCGGACTTCCCATCAGGTCTTTTTTCCAGCCGTTGGTAGGGTCGGCATGTCCCCCGGTAGTTGCGAGTGATTTTCCTACTGTGATGATACGCGGGCCATCCACATATCCTCCTTTAATGGCATCCCGAAGCGCAATGTTTACGCCCGAGCCACCGAGTTCCCGTACGGTCGTGAATCCTGCCATTAGCGTTCTTTTGGCGTACTGAACCGAGCGAAAGGCTTTATCGGCATCATCGAAGGTGAAGGGTTCTAAATACTTTTGAGGACTAGTTTCACTTTCAAGGTGAACGTGCAGGTCGATGAGTCCCGGCATTACGGTTTTGGATTTCAGATCCACCACCTCATCATTTCTGTTCCCGGAAACATATCCGTTTTCAACTGCAATAATCTTGTTGTCTTCAATAATGATGCTGACCTCACTCCGGGCTTCATCCGAAACTCCGTCTATGAGTGTACCCGCATGGATGATAGTTCGTTGAGCAAATCCAGAAGAAGAAATCAGAAGTGAAATGAAGAATGTGAAAATAATATGGCGGAATTTCATAGGAAGTATATTTGGTTAGGTAGTGTGGCGCAATATAGGTAAATGAGCCTAAAGAAAAGAGTTAGAGACATGTGTAAGATTGAAACAAATTTTAGCGGTTCATCATACGTTTTAGAGTGTTTTTTGTGGTAGTTTTAGTCGGTTTCAGAAAAAAGAAAATTCATCAACAATGACGGTTTTATTATTCATCATAGGGTTAGTTACGCTGATTGTGGGAGCAGAATTGTTCCTGAAATCGGTAGATAAGTTTGGCTTGGCCTGGAGCGTATCTCCGGTTGTAATGGGGTTGACGGTCGTAGCTTTTGCAACCGGCGCCCCTGAGCTGGCCATCAGTTTACAAGCTGCTGCCGAAGGCAAACCGGACCTTGTTTTGGGAAATATTTTGGGCAGTAACATTGCGAACATCCTATTGATTCTTGGAATTGCAGGATTAGTGAAGCCACTCCGGATAACAAACCGGATTATCAAAGTTGATGTCCCTGTAGTTATTGGAGCCAGCATCCTGCTTTATGTTTTAGCCATGGATGGTTTACTTACCCCGGTGGATGGACTCATTATTTTCGGGGCTTTGGTTGCCTATTCTATTTTCATGTACAGCCAAATCAAAAAAGATCGCCGGAATAATAAGCTAAATAAAGAAGAACAACCGGACTTGGACGAGCCTGTAACCACACTTTTTTATGGGAAGTATATTTTTCTGCTTTTGGCAGGATTGGTACTTATTGTGATGGGCTCCCGATGGATGGTGGAGTCAGCTGTAGAAATTGCCGGTATCCTTGGTATTTCCGAGCTTATTATAGGGCTTACGATCGTTTCCATCGGTACATCACTCCCCGAAGTAGCTACTTCTCTTTCGGCTGTTAGGCGGGATGATTCTGATACGGCCGTTGCCAACGTGATGGGGAGTAACCTGTACAACATCCTGCTTACCCTGAGCCTGACCATTATTGTTGCACCCGGAGCATTAGACGTATCCATGGATGCCATCAGGCTCGACTTACCGTTTATGGTGATTGTTGCAGTGGCCTGTTTACCGCTTTTCTGGCCGGCTAAGGAATTGGGAAGGCCGGAAGCCGTCGGGTTCCTCTTTTATTACGCTGCGTACATGGCCTACCTTGTACTTATAGCTATGCAGAATCCATATAAAGAAACCATGGAGTGGGCGATGATTTGGATTATCATCCCACTTACAGTTCTGTTGATCGTTGTTAAGTTCATAACCGATTACAGGAAGAGAGCTCTTTAGTAATTGACTGACTATAGAAAAAGAAAACTTGCAAAATCCTGATTCGAGAAATCAATCTAAAATATTTCTACCTCTTGTAATGCGGCGCGTAATTAACTTCCAAAATATCCAACCGCTCAAAATGGGTTTGTAATCGCGACCAGAATTCCAGCCAGTTTTTATTTTCTACGGGAGTCCATAGCACTTCGGATAAAGCAGCAGCCCTTGGATAAGCCATGTATTCTACCTTGTCTCCGGAATGCATGTATTCCGTCCATACATTCCCCTGTGCTCCTAACACATACTTGGCTTCTTCAGCAGAGAGTTCTTCAGGAATAGGTTCATAGAAATAAACATCCTTCAGGGTAGTAAATCCGCCAATGGCCAGTGGCTCTGTTTTCGGTTCGGCTTGGTAATGATCATAATAGTTGGAGCCCCAGGGAGTCATGATGACATCGTGACTCATTTTAGCCGCTTCGATACCGCCCTTTTCACCCCGCCAGCTCATTACGGTGGCACGGGGAGCTAATCCACCTTCCAGTATTTCATCCCAGCCAATAATCTGCCGGCCGTGCTCATTTAAAAACTTCTCAATACGGCTGATGAAATAACTCTGAAGTTCATGCTCGTCTTTCAGGCCTTCCCGCTTTATTACTTCCTGTGCAATCGGGCTTTCTTCCCATTGTTTTTTGGGAGCTTCATCTCCGCCAATGTGAATGTAGGTGCTTGGGAATAACTCCATCACTTCAGTTAATACGTCCTCCAGGAATTCAAAAGTTTCTTCTTTGGGGCAATAAATATCTTCAAAAATTCCCCAGGTAGGTTGCACGTGATATTCTTTTTCAAAACACCCAAACTGAGGATAAGCCGCTAATGCCGCTGAAGAATGTCCCGGCATTTCTATTTCCGGGATAATGGTGATATTTCGTTTCTCAGCGTAGGCAACAACTTCCCTGATTTCTTCCTGGGTGTAAAATCCACCATATCGCACATTATCATAAATACCTGTTCCGTATCGGCCAATCAGGGTTGAATCCCTCCAGGCACCAATTTCGGTCAGTTTGGGATATTTCTTGATTTCGATCCGCCAGCCCTGGTCTTCGGTCAGGTGCCAGTGAAAGCGGTTCATTTTATGCATGGCCAGCAGGTCGATGTATTTCTTTACAAAATCGGTGGGGAAGAAGTGGCGGGCTACATCCAGGTGCATACCTCTATACTGAAACCGGGGATAATCTTTAATGGTAACAACCGGCAGTGCCCACTCCTGATTGTTAGGAGCCAGCGAAGGGAGTTTATGTTCTATAACAGGATCAAAAAGCTGGCGAAGAGTCTGTATGCCATAAAAAAGACCAGCGGTTTCCCGAGCTGAAATTCTGACCTCATCTTCCGTAACCGACAGCATATATCCTTCCGGGTGCTTAATCTCATTATCCTCGTCTATGACCAGGAAAACAGCCGTATTCGTATCGGTTCGGGTTTCCTCAAAAGAGATGGAATGATCCATCCAGGTAGCCGAGTAAAGTAAATCAGCCAGATACTCGCCCAGAAAATGCATTTCTTCGGTGTCTTCGGAGAGATGAATGGTGGTAAGTCTGTCCAGTTCAAAAAGTCCGTCTCCGTATTCCACTGAAACAGGTTTGGGAATGATGGAAACGGTTGGCTCTGCCTGGAACCCGTATAAGGATTGAACGGTAAATAGGAGAAGAGCGCCAATTAATGCCTTTTTCATAATCTGTCAGGTCTGTGTTCAGTAATTTTGACCGACAAGATAGCATTTATAGACTTTTTATTTTTTGGCTTGTTCTTCTTTTTCTTTGAGGATGTAATTTGCATACAAAAACTCCAAGGCCGAGGCTTCAAAGCCTTTCCAGTTTTGTATGAGTTCCTGAAACCGTTCTTCCGAAGTGTTGTGCGGATCTTCTCCATAGCTCCAGATAATCCACCGGCGAAGCCCTTTTTCTTCCCCGCTTTTCTTGTTGGATGGGAAAACGGCATCGGTGCGTCCACGCATCATCATTAAATCCTGCCCGGAGGTGGGACCAATTCCCTTAATACTCGTGAGTTCATCGTAGCAGGTTTGTGGATCGCAGATGCTCAGGTGCTCCATATCCACTTCTCCGGCAACAATATCGTTTGCAAGACCAACCAGATACTGTCCCTTGCGAAGAGTGGGGCCTAATTTTCGAATGTTGGCAGGATCGGCTTTCATCAGCTGATGGGGGCGGGGCCAGGCGGGCAGCGATTTCTTCCCAAGCATTAGAGCCGTTCCATAAGTTTCCCGGATTTTGTACATCATTTTCTTGGCCGTGGGTTTATGGTTCATCTGCATTTGTACAATCCGGTACAGGATATCTTCGAACAAATTGGCGCGGGTCATGCGCTTTAACCCGTACAGGTTGGTGAGTTTGTCGCCGAGAACCGGGTCATTTTCAGCCTGATCATAAAGAGGACGAAGATCCATATCGGTACCGAAGATCTTGGTCAGGCTTTTGTTTGCTTCTGCAATTTCCTCTTTCGAGAGCGACTCTTGCGATTCAATGTGAAACTCAGGGCTTTCAGGATCGCCGTTGAAAAAGACGGTTACAATAGCATCGGTTTCGCCAACGGGGATAGGACGGGTGAATCCTTCCTCAAATATTTTTTCAGGTTCGTGTTCGTGATCAAAGTAAGACTCGATATCGAGGCAGAGAAACCAATCGTGGGGAGGGATGGATTTTAAGGTCCAGGAGCTCATAGGAAATGGATGAAGTGATAATTGATTCAGTGAGGATATAACTAAGACCTCACCAAATCAACTATCAGAATAGAAAGAACATTTCAACAAATAGCTATTTTGCTAATTCTACTTCATTTGAAGTGCCAAATGGATTCCAGCTGATGGCTTTTGCTTTTTCCAGGAACTTCGCGGTACTTACATATACTACCGGAATGAACACCAGGGTAACCAAGGTAGAAGCGGTTAACCCACCGATAACTACACGTGCCAGGGAAGCCTGAATTTCAGCCCCGGCGCCCAACCCAAAGGAAAGAGGGAGGAGACCTAACACGGTGGTCAGGGTAGTCATAAGTATAGGGCGGAGACGGAGTCGTCCGGCTTCTATAACGGCTTCTAAAACCGGCATGTTTTTCTCCCGCCGCATCAGGTTGATGTAGTCGACCAGAACAATTGCATTATTTACTACAATGCCAATCAACATGATCATTCCCATCAGGCTTTGAATGTTGATGGTCGTACCTGTTAACAGGAGAGCGGGAATTACACCGATCATAGCCAGCGGTACGGAAAACATTACCACAAGTGGATCAAAGAATCGTTCAAACTGCCCGGCCATTACCATGTAGATTAGAATAAGAGCCATGATGACAGCCATTGAAAAGTCGTTAGCTGCTTTTTGCTGCTCCTCGTATTCTCCGCCGTACACAATGTTAAATCCATCGGGTAGGGGATAGTCGATGAGTTCTGCTTTTATGGCTTCCACAGCTTCACTTAAAGCTACGCCACTTTGAAGGTTTGCGGTGATATTGGTTACCCGCTGTCCGTTGATACGGTTGATGTCTTCCGGGCCGCGCCCTCTTTGTTTTTTAATGACTGAGGAAACGGGAAGTACTCCGCCATCGGGTGTGCGTATCGAGATATTATCAATATCGAGTGTTCCAAGCCGGTCTTCGGGTTGAAGGCGGACGGTAATCGGGTATTCATCGCCCCCCACACGGTAGGAACCAGCCCGGCTGCCTCCGATATTTGTTTGAACGACCTGAGCCACATCACGGACTGAAAGTCCCAGGTCGGCAATTTTATCACGGTCAAAAAGGATACGTTCTTCAGGGGTGCCTTCACTTCTTCCCGCCCGCACTTCAACGATTCCGGGAAGTTTCTCAACTCTCAGCTTTATATCCTGAGCCAGCTCATAGGCTTTTTCAATGTCATAGCCCCGAAGTTCGAACTGTACATCTTCGCCACCTCCTCCACCAAATACGCGGCGTAATATCCACAGCCCGGATTGTGCATCCACACGGATGTCTGCTCCCGGAACTTTACCGGAGAGATTTTTTCGGATTTCAGCAGCAAGATCGGAAGTGCTTTGACTACGTTCAGACTGGGGTACCATAGCTATCTCAACCTCGGCACGCCCATCTCTCACTTCCGTTGTGAAATATTCCACATCCTCCATGGGAAGCGTAGCCCGAACGATTTCCTCTAATTCTTTGAGGTATAAATTCTGTACAGCAATGTTTGTACCATCCGCCATTTCAAGGTCGATATCAATTTCGTCGGCATCTGTTTGGGGTGCCAGTTCAACCGGAATGATGGGTATCAACAGGAAGCTGCTAACTACAAGTACGGCTGTTACACCAAATACGGCGGGTTTATGTGAAAGGGTTTTCTCAAGAACCAAAGAATAGCGGGTTTCCAGTTTTGTGAAAAAGCGCTGAAAGGCTCCTTTCTTATTATGAGCACCTTTTTTTATAGTCAGGAACCGGCTTGAAAGCATTGGAACAAGCGTTAGAGCTACAACCAATGAACATACGAGAGCAAAGACAACAACCAGTGCCAGTTCCTGGAACAGCAGTCCTGAAACTGTCTGCATAAATACGACTGGTAAAAATATTACACAGGTGGTGAGGGTGGAGGCTACGATAGCACCTGCAACCTGCTTGGTGCCAATCAGAGCGCTTGTCTCTAAATCTTCGCCTTCTTCTTCCCGGAGCCTGATAATATTCTCGAGTACTACAATGGCGTTATCGACAATTAAACCCACCCCGAGTGCAAGTCCGCCAAAACTCATTTGATTCAGCGTCAGATCATTGAAGTAGAGCAGGGCAAAAGTTGCAATAATCGAAATTGGGATGGCTACCGCGATGATAAAGGTTGAAGATCCATTGCGGAAAAATACATAAAGAACTACAACAGCCAGTAACGCTCCCCACATAGCCGAGTTCTGAACATTGTCGATCGAGCTTTGAATAAATTCACTTTGGTCGGTAGTAACAAATAAATTCAGGTCATTTCTCTCGCTGTTAATTTTTTCGACTTCGTTACGGATGTTTTCAGCTACAGCCACGGTGTTAGCGCCCGTCTGTTTACGGATTCCAAACCGAACCATCGGCTTTTTATCAATGGAAACCACCCGATCCA
This genomic window contains:
- a CDS encoding metalloregulator ArsR/SmtB family transcription factor, with product MSQDVFQAIADPTRRQIIDLLAGQSLPVNDVAEKFDMSRPAVSKHLKILNECGLVVIKQQGRKRFCRADTRKLQDVMEWTQRYRKFWNKKLDTLEALLNDIDETSS
- a CDS encoding efflux RND transporter permease subunit, yielding MPITETSIKRPVATSMVFLIIITLGVIGFRFLPVDLLPPIEYPQLTVATEYPNVGPEEIEQIITEPIENALAGVPGVERVRSSSSEGRSRVTLEFAQSIDVDVASNDVRAALDRVRDNIPPEAEPPRIWKFDPNNFPIVIVGANSDMDLAKLTVVLEREVTKRFEQINGVGSIDIWGGINREVKIDIKRDRLIASGLSTAEVQQAIARENTNLPGGNVNSGLQQLYVRTLGEYESIEQIANTVITTIDNKPIRVKDVANVSFGYQDLDRVVSIDKKPMVRFGIRKQTGANTVAVAENIRNEVEKINSERNDLNLFVTTDQSEFIQSSIDNVQNSAMWGALLAVVVLYVFFRNGSSTFIIAVAIPISIIATFALLYFNDLTLNQMSFGGLALGVGLIVDNAIVVLENIIRLREEEGEDLETSALIGTKQVAGAIVASTLTTCVIFLPVVFMQTVSGLLFQELALVVVFALVCSLVVALTLVPMLSSRFLTIKKGAHNKKGAFQRFFTKLETRYSLVLEKTLSHKPAVFGVTAVLVVSSFLLIPIIPVELAPQTDADEIDIDLEMADGTNIAVQNLYLKELEEIVRATLPMEDVEYFTTEVRDGRAEVEIAMVPQSERSQSTSDLAAEIRKNLSGKVPGADIRVDAQSGLWILRRVFGGGGGEDVQFELRGYDIEKAYELAQDIKLRVEKLPGIVEVRAGRSEGTPEERILFDRDKIADLGLSVRDVAQVVQTNIGGSRAGSYRVGGDEYPITVRLQPEDRLGTLDIDNISIRTPDGGVLPVSSVIKKQRGRGPEDINRINGQRVTNITANLQSGVALSEAVEAIKAELIDYPLPDGFNIVYGGEYEEQQKAANDFSMAVIMALILIYMVMAGQFERFFDPLVVMFSVPLAMIGVIPALLLTGTTINIQSLMGMIMLIGIVVNNAIVLVDYINLMRREKNMPVLEAVIEAGRLRLRPILMTTLTTVLGLLPLSFGLGAGAEIQASLARVVIGGLTASTLVTLVFIPVVYVSTAKFLEKAKAISWNPFGTSNEVELAK
- a CDS encoding amidohydrolase family protein, translated to MKFRHIIFTFFISLLISSSGFAQRTIIHAGTLIDGVSDEARSEVSIIIEDNKIIAVENGYVSGNRNDEVVDLKSKTVMPGLIDLHVHLESETSPQKYLEPFTFDDADKAFRSVQYAKRTLMAGFTTVRELGGSGVNIALRDAIKGGYVDGPRIITVGKSLATTGGHADPTNGWKKDLMGSPDPIDGVLNGVAEAREAVRQRYKNGADHIKITATGGVLSVAKSGDAPQFFMDELTAIVETANEYGMHVAAHAHGAEGMKRAVEAGVRTIEHGTKMTPEVMDLMIEKGTYYVPTISAGKWVAEKAKVDGYYPELVVPKALEIGPMIQNTFADAYKRGVKIAFGTDAGVFPHGLNGKEFKYMTEVGMPAMEAIQSATMTAATVLGMEAEIGSIETGKLADIVATDKNPLEDVTTMERVSFVMKDGVIYE
- a CDS encoding SRPBCC family protein, yielding MNNKKGVFIEPGTVRFERLLPGPADRVWEYLTRSELKAKWLSAGDVETEVGGKVTHEFNHTRLSPEEDSWPEKYKDLKDGDTSHGVVTQCKPPHLLSYTWAEGDGTGSEVTFELFPEGEKVRLVLTHRQLPDEKEVQLGVGAGWHTHLGILIDLLEGNTPQGFWKVHMPLEKEYEKLLS
- a CDS encoding calcium/sodium antiporter is translated as MTVLLFIIGLVTLIVGAELFLKSVDKFGLAWSVSPVVMGLTVVAFATGAPELAISLQAAAEGKPDLVLGNILGSNIANILLILGIAGLVKPLRITNRIIKVDVPVVIGASILLYVLAMDGLLTPVDGLIIFGALVAYSIFMYSQIKKDRRNNKLNKEEQPDLDEPVTTLFYGKYIFLLLAGLVLIVMGSRWMVESAVEIAGILGISELIIGLTIVSIGTSLPEVATSLSAVRRDDSDTAVANVMGSNLYNILLTLSLTIIVAPGALDVSMDAIRLDLPFMVIVAVACLPLFWPAKELGRPEAVGFLFYYAAYMAYLVLIAMQNPYKETMEWAMIWIIIPLTVLLIVVKFITDYRKRAL
- a CDS encoding beta-N-acetylhexosaminidase codes for the protein MKKALIGALLLFTVQSLYGFQAEPTVSIIPKPVSVEYGDGLFELDRLTTIHLSEDTEEMHFLGEYLADLLYSATWMDHSISFEETRTDTNTAVFLVIDEDNEIKHPEGYMLSVTEDEVRISARETAGLFYGIQTLRQLFDPVIEHKLPSLAPNNQEWALPVVTIKDYPRFQYRGMHLDVARHFFPTDFVKKYIDLLAMHKMNRFHWHLTEDQGWRIEIKKYPKLTEIGAWRDSTLIGRYGTGIYDNVRYGGFYTQEEIREVVAYAEKRNITIIPEIEMPGHSSAALAAYPQFGCFEKEYHVQPTWGIFEDIYCPKEETFEFLEDVLTEVMELFPSTYIHIGGDEAPKKQWEESPIAQEVIKREGLKDEHELQSYFISRIEKFLNEHGRQIIGWDEILEGGLAPRATVMSWRGEKGGIEAAKMSHDVIMTPWGSNYYDHYQAEPKTEPLAIGGFTTLKDVYFYEPIPEELSAEEAKYVLGAQGNVWTEYMHSGDKVEYMAYPRAAALSEVLWTPVENKNWLEFWSRLQTHFERLDILEVNYAPHYKR